In one window of Desulforhabdus amnigena DNA:
- the gltX gene encoding glutamate--tRNA ligase: MEPVITRFAPSPTGYLHIGGARTGLFNWLFARHFGGKFILRIEDTDQVRSTEASIKAILDAMEWLSLEWDEGPYYQTKRLEVYKEYLKKLLDTGHAYYCDCTPDELEARRKEALAAGRKPKYDGRCRERGLGPGPNRVIRFRCPATGTTVLNDLIKGPIFFENSEMDDLILERSDGLPTYNFAVVVDDLTMNITHVIRGDDHVNNTPRQILIYQALGAPLPHFGHVPMILGQDKARLSKRHGATSVMEYKEMGYLPDALINYLVRLGWAHGDQEIFSREELIAYFGLNNVGKSPSVFNPEKLLWLNAHYIKESKPDALVPLLDPFFEKLGYPRKPAEYVAKAVETLQPRARTLEEMAQGMKFYLVDEVEYDAAAAKKFLTPTMREAFGRLIPVLEEMDVFNEENLEKAFHQIVVTEMGLKLGKVAQPVRVALTGVTVSPGLFEIIGILGKETVLKRLRKALEYMNAQ; encoded by the coding sequence ATGGAACCGGTTATCACACGATTTGCCCCCAGCCCAACGGGCTATTTACATATCGGTGGCGCCAGAACGGGCCTTTTTAACTGGCTTTTTGCCAGGCACTTTGGTGGAAAGTTTATCCTTCGTATCGAAGATACGGATCAGGTGCGTTCCACTGAGGCTTCCATCAAGGCCATCCTCGATGCCATGGAGTGGCTCTCTTTGGAATGGGATGAAGGGCCCTACTACCAGACGAAGCGTCTCGAGGTATATAAAGAATATTTGAAGAAGCTGTTGGATACAGGGCATGCTTATTACTGTGACTGTACGCCCGATGAGTTGGAGGCACGCAGAAAAGAAGCATTGGCGGCCGGCCGAAAACCCAAATACGATGGGCGCTGCCGGGAGCGCGGCTTGGGACCTGGACCCAACCGAGTGATTCGTTTCAGATGCCCGGCTACTGGGACCACCGTTTTGAACGATCTCATTAAAGGACCTATTTTCTTTGAGAATTCTGAAATGGACGATCTGATCCTTGAACGGAGCGACGGTCTGCCGACGTACAATTTCGCAGTGGTCGTGGATGACCTGACCATGAATATAACGCACGTCATTCGAGGAGATGATCATGTGAACAATACCCCAAGGCAGATTCTCATTTACCAGGCCCTTGGCGCTCCGCTCCCTCATTTCGGCCATGTTCCCATGATTCTGGGGCAGGACAAGGCCCGACTGTCCAAACGTCACGGAGCTACGTCCGTAATGGAATACAAGGAAATGGGCTACCTCCCCGATGCTCTGATCAACTACCTGGTCCGCCTGGGATGGGCTCATGGAGATCAGGAAATTTTCAGTCGGGAAGAACTCATTGCATATTTCGGACTGAACAATGTGGGCAAATCGCCCAGTGTTTTCAACCCTGAAAAGCTCCTCTGGCTCAACGCTCACTACATCAAAGAGTCGAAACCGGATGCTTTGGTCCCCCTTTTGGACCCCTTTTTCGAGAAACTGGGATATCCTCGGAAGCCTGCGGAATATGTGGCCAAAGCTGTCGAGACACTTCAACCGCGGGCGCGGACTCTCGAGGAGATGGCGCAAGGCATGAAGTTTTATCTGGTGGATGAGGTGGAATATGATGCCGCCGCAGCCAAGAAGTTTTTGACTCCCACCATGCGTGAAGCTTTCGGCAGGTTGATTCCCGTTCTCGAAGAGATGGATGTTTTCAACGAGGAAAACCTTGAAAAAGCCTTTCACCAGATAGTGGTGACGGAAATGGGGCTCAAGCTGGGTAAGGTGGCGCAACCGGTTCGCGTCGCTCTTACTGGTGTAACGGTCAGCCCGGGCCTTTTTGAAATCATCGGCATTCTGGGGAAGGAGACGGTTCTGAAGCGTTTGAGAAAAGCCCTGGAGTATATGAACGCTCAATAA
- a CDS encoding cache domain-containing protein, which produces MAITKQKSWFSVKLRDIPLRYRLSIPFFFLAFFGTFSLVLLALFNGNDILRQEEHEKLFGYSRALDYNMESQGKWAVSLASSFARNPEVAAAMAKRDRLRLIDLCYPAYVFMKERYGISQFNFHVLPPRNFLRLQKLYEFGDSLSYRKTILDAIQRGGETFGLETGLTGYGIRGVAPIYEAGKMVGTVEIGFNFGSFFLEKLKDQFGIEASFFYPHENRTEFYSFATTFPDNFERIDPVYAEVFRDSSRKFMSRTISGVPYAVLLRTVQDYSGKTIALVEFCADRTRTLGVMDHYRSLMLGVGILGMILSVGAIYLLSAYFTRPIREMVAFAKDIAQGQFLRPLKVSPSGELRTLADALDDMLISLKVSQAKIQDYTDNLEQMIHLRTRALRESEEKFRTLVENVPLVVYRLLGNGKIIFINRFIEEIMGISFHDALENSNFWREKVWEEDRPWVWAAMDRCLEEGQEFKAEYRISHASGKLVYVLDHALPVFDEKGKVDTVDGFLVNVTDRHCLQKQIIQTEELRTLSEVSARLAHEIRNPLVAAGGFARRLMHNLPEEDPHREKVRIIVQEVARLEKILEKTLAYLKPFEIVPERYPLNDLLTELLEDQRLYFAERSINFQLTLAEGLRPISLDPVLFKSALENILKGLLNICRANSRLDIRTSYGDNNVLLEITAGNVQVSEDDIDHFFYPFTSQSERSKTLDLPLAKMIIHKHQGLIRLRRKGADKLVLSITLPR; this is translated from the coding sequence ATGGCGATTACAAAGCAAAAAAGTTGGTTTTCCGTCAAGCTTCGCGACATACCGCTTCGGTACCGCTTGAGCATCCCTTTCTTTTTCCTCGCATTTTTCGGTACTTTTTCTCTGGTCTTACTGGCCCTTTTCAATGGAAACGACATCCTCCGTCAGGAGGAACACGAAAAGCTTTTCGGCTACAGTCGCGCTCTTGATTACAACATGGAATCCCAGGGGAAATGGGCTGTAAGCCTCGCATCGAGCTTTGCACGCAATCCCGAAGTGGCTGCAGCCATGGCCAAAAGAGACCGCCTTCGGCTGATCGACCTCTGTTATCCAGCCTACGTGTTCATGAAGGAACGCTACGGGATCAGCCAGTTCAACTTTCATGTCCTTCCCCCCAGAAACTTCCTGCGCCTCCAGAAGCTTTATGAATTTGGAGACAGTTTGAGCTACCGTAAAACGATTCTGGATGCTATCCAGCGGGGAGGGGAGACGTTTGGCCTGGAGACAGGGTTGACGGGGTATGGTATTCGGGGTGTGGCCCCCATTTACGAGGCCGGGAAAATGGTGGGGACCGTCGAAATCGGTTTCAATTTCGGTTCCTTTTTTCTGGAAAAGCTGAAGGATCAGTTCGGTATTGAAGCCTCTTTTTTCTATCCTCATGAAAACAGGACTGAATTTTACTCTTTTGCAACAACGTTTCCCGACAATTTCGAGCGTATTGATCCCGTCTACGCCGAAGTCTTTCGGGATAGTTCCCGGAAATTTATGAGCCGCACAATTTCCGGCGTTCCTTACGCGGTTCTCTTGAGGACGGTTCAGGATTACTCGGGCAAGACAATTGCTCTTGTGGAGTTTTGTGCCGACCGAACCAGGACTCTTGGAGTGATGGACCATTATCGGAGCCTGATGCTCGGCGTAGGCATTCTGGGGATGATTCTTTCCGTTGGTGCGATTTATCTTCTCAGTGCATATTTTACTCGTCCCATCCGCGAAATGGTCGCTTTTGCAAAAGATATCGCTCAGGGGCAATTCCTGCGTCCCTTGAAGGTTTCCCCATCGGGTGAACTTAGAACCCTGGCAGACGCCCTCGACGACATGCTCATATCTCTAAAAGTCTCGCAGGCCAAAATTCAGGATTACACCGACAACCTTGAGCAAATGATCCATTTACGAACACGGGCCCTGAGGGAATCCGAAGAGAAATTCCGTACGCTTGTGGAGAACGTGCCGCTGGTTGTCTATCGTCTCCTGGGGAATGGAAAGATAATTTTTATCAATCGTTTCATTGAGGAGATCATGGGAATCTCTTTCCATGATGCTCTTGAGAATTCAAACTTCTGGAGAGAAAAAGTCTGGGAAGAAGACCGCCCGTGGGTTTGGGCGGCCATGGACCGATGCCTTGAAGAGGGTCAAGAATTCAAGGCTGAATATCGCATCAGTCATGCCAGCGGAAAGCTTGTGTACGTGCTGGACCATGCTTTGCCTGTATTTGACGAGAAAGGGAAAGTCGATACCGTGGACGGCTTCCTGGTGAATGTCACCGACAGGCACTGCCTCCAGAAGCAGATCATTCAGACCGAAGAATTGAGGACCCTCAGTGAAGTCTCTGCGCGGCTGGCTCATGAGATTCGCAATCCACTGGTCGCAGCAGGGGGATTTGCTCGTCGTCTGATGCACAACCTTCCAGAAGAGGATCCCCACCGGGAAAAAGTCAGAATCATTGTGCAGGAAGTGGCGCGGCTCGAGAAAATTCTTGAGAAAACTCTGGCTTACCTCAAGCCGTTCGAAATTGTTCCCGAACGCTACCCTTTGAATGATTTGTTGACCGAACTCCTGGAAGATCAAAGGCTCTATTTTGCAGAGCGTTCCATAAACTTTCAGCTGACTCTGGCCGAGGGCCTTCGGCCCATTTCCCTGGATCCCGTGCTCTTTAAGAGCGCTTTGGAAAACATCCTCAAGGGACTTTTGAATATTTGCAGAGCCAATAGCCGTCTGGATATACGCACCTCTTACGGGGACAACAATGTTCTTCTGGAAATAACGGCCGGTAACGTTCAGGTTTCAGAAGACGATATCGATCATTTCTTCTACCCCTTCACCAGCCAGTCGGAACGATCCAAAACTCTCGATCTTCCCCTGGCGAAAATGATCATCCACAAGCATCAAGGGCTTATCCGGCTCCGTCGGAAAGGCGCCGATAAACTCGTTTTGAGTATAACGCTGCCCCGATAG